A single region of the Deinococcus planocerae genome encodes:
- a CDS encoding histidinol-phosphatase HisJ family protein has translation MTSPLFDSHMHTPLCGHATGTPREYAQAALDAGLSGVCFTDHIPMPAWYDAPWRMRRDQLGEYVGNVLEARAVFQGRLEVRLGLEADFHPGTERYVAELLETYDWDYVIGSVHYLGAWGFDNPEYVDEYGARDLGSLYRHYYVLVEGAARTGLFDAIGHLDLPKKFGHRDPDGYAALHALDVIAERGLSLDFNTAGWRKPVAEAYPAPDLTRAAAERGIGFVLGSDAHRPEEVGYHFTEAIKELRDVDARIVTYQGRVRHG, from the coding sequence ATGACCTCGCCCCTCTTCGACTCCCACATGCACACGCCGCTGTGCGGGCACGCGACGGGCACGCCGCGCGAGTACGCCCAGGCGGCCCTCGACGCGGGGCTCTCCGGCGTGTGCTTCACCGACCACATCCCCATGCCCGCGTGGTACGACGCGCCGTGGCGGATGCGGCGGGACCAGCTCGGGGAGTACGTGGGAAACGTATTGGAGGCGCGGGCGGTGTTCCAGGGACGGCTGGAGGTCCGGCTGGGGCTGGAGGCCGACTTCCACCCCGGCACCGAGCGGTACGTGGCCGAGCTGCTGGAAACATACGACTGGGACTACGTGATCGGCTCGGTCCACTACCTCGGCGCCTGGGGCTTCGACAACCCCGAGTACGTGGATGAATACGGGGCGCGCGACCTGGGCAGCCTCTACCGTCACTACTACGTGCTCGTGGAGGGCGCGGCGAGGACGGGGCTGTTCGACGCCATCGGGCACCTCGACCTGCCCAAGAAGTTCGGGCACCGCGACCCCGACGGCTACGCGGCGCTGCACGCGCTGGACGTGATCGCCGAACGCGGGCTCAGCCTCGACTTCAACACGGCGGGCTGGCGCAAACCCGTCGCGGAAGCCTACCCCGCCCCCGACCTCACCCGCGCCGCCGCCGAGCGCGGCATCGGCTTTGTGCTCGGCAGCGACGCGCACCGGCCCGAGGAGGTCGGCTACCACTTCACCGAGGCGATCAAGGAGCTGCGTGACGTGGATGCCCGCATCGTGACCTATCAGGGCCGGGTGCGGCATGGCTGA
- a CDS encoding DNA polymerase/3'-5' exonuclease PolX, with the protein MADLTRKAFTNVLKTTADLLDLLGQEVFRANAYRGAARSLEALDTDPAELVASGFAGIPKVGRSIAAELVTYAHTGLFEPLEDAASQVPPGVLGLFRVRGLGPKKIRLLWDAGVDSLETLREAARDGRVAALKGFGPKSAGAILEAVEFALAAQERQHLSTGLDVSLGLARRLADLGARVAGDARRGLDTVRAARVTVTGTAEEVSARLAGVVENLAPVDPKPLLAGRVDGVPVEIAHGPAEVRGALDLMMGGSTEYREGLRAEARARGLDLSGRGLKRDGVILPTPTEADVARELGLPLRPAEYREPEHDGIWETLPPPSELVTEADVRGMLHTHSVWSDGAATVREMVEEAVRLGHAFLGTGDHSRAAHYANGLSIERLRAHIREVRELQAAGLPVLAGSEVDILEGGSLDYPDEELAELDYVVASVHSLFTLDRERQTERLIRAASHPLVTILGHPTGRLLLRRPGYALDLDAVLAACEANGTVVEINANAYRLDLDWREALRWRDRLTFAINTDAHVLGGLTDTRFGVLIARKAGLTPERVVNTLEQEEFLEFVRRQRAGRE; encoded by the coding sequence ATGGCTGACCTCACCCGCAAGGCGTTCACGAATGTCCTGAAGACCACCGCCGACCTCCTCGACCTGCTCGGGCAGGAGGTCTTCCGCGCGAACGCCTACCGGGGGGCCGCGCGCAGCCTCGAAGCCCTCGACACCGACCCCGCCGAACTCGTCGCCTCGGGCTTCGCGGGCATCCCCAAGGTGGGCCGGAGCATCGCCGCCGAACTCGTGACCTATGCCCACACAGGCCTCTTCGAGCCGCTGGAGGACGCCGCCAGCCAGGTGCCGCCGGGGGTGCTGGGCTTATTTCGGGTGCGCGGCCTGGGTCCCAAGAAAATCCGGCTGCTGTGGGACGCGGGGGTGGATTCCCTCGAAACCCTGCGCGAGGCGGCGCGGGACGGGCGGGTGGCGGCCCTCAAGGGCTTTGGGCCCAAGAGTGCGGGGGCCATCCTGGAGGCGGTCGAGTTCGCCCTCGCCGCGCAGGAACGCCAGCACCTCAGCACCGGGCTCGACGTGTCGCTGGGACTTGCGAGGCGGCTGGCCGACCTCGGCGCGCGGGTGGCGGGGGACGCCCGGCGCGGGCTCGACACGGTGCGCGCGGCGCGGGTGACGGTGACGGGCACCGCCGAGGAGGTGAGCGCCCGCCTCGCCGGGGTGGTCGAAAACCTGGCCCCGGTGGACCCCAAGCCGCTCCTCGCGGGCCGGGTGGACGGGGTGCCCGTGGAGATCGCCCACGGCCCGGCGGAGGTGCGCGGCGCCCTGGACCTGATGATGGGCGGCAGCACCGAGTACCGCGAGGGATTGCGGGCGGAGGCGAGGGCAAGGGGCCTCGACCTCAGCGGGCGCGGGCTGAAACGGGACGGCGTGATCCTCCCCACCCCTACTGAGGCGGACGTGGCCCGCGAACTGGGCCTCCCCTTGCGCCCCGCCGAGTACCGCGAACCCGAGCACGACGGAATCTGGGAGACCCTGCCTCCGCCCAGCGAACTCGTCACCGAGGCCGACGTGCGGGGGATGCTCCACACGCACTCGGTCTGGTCGGACGGGGCGGCGACCGTGCGGGAGATGGTGGAGGAAGCGGTGCGACTCGGGCACGCCTTCCTGGGTACGGGCGACCACTCGCGCGCCGCGCACTATGCGAACGGCCTGAGCATCGAGAGGCTGCGCGCCCACATCCGCGAGGTCCGAGAGCTTCAGGCGGCGGGCCTGCCCGTCCTGGCGGGATCCGAGGTGGACATTCTGGAGGGCGGCTCGCTCGACTACCCGGACGAGGAACTGGCCGAACTCGACTACGTGGTCGCCAGCGTCCACAGCCTCTTCACCCTCGACCGTGAGCGGCAGACCGAGCGGCTGATCCGGGCCGCCTCGCACCCCCTCGTCACCATCCTGGGTCACCCCACCGGGCGCCTGCTCCTGCGCCGACCCGGCTACGCCCTCGACCTCGACGCCGTGCTCGCCGCGTGTGAAGCGAACGGCACCGTCGTCGAGATCAACGCCAACGCCTACCGCCTCGACCTCGACTGGCGCGAGGCGCTGCGCTGGCGGGACCGCCTCACCTTCGCCATCAACACCGACGCGCACGTCCTGGGCGGCCTGACCGACACCCGCTTCGGCGTCCTCATCGCGCGCAAGGCGGGCCTGACGCCGGAGCGGGTGGTGAACACGCTGGAACAGGAGGAGTTTCTGGAGTTCGTGCGGAGGCAGCGGGCGGGGCGGGAGTAG
- a CDS encoding MFS transporter, with amino-acid sequence MRATAAPAAVRHATAVAVAVTAGHFINDAYGAMLTPLTPALQDRFGVSIAAVTLLSSVYSLTSSVLQPLLGIVGERFDRRYAAALGPLMTGLGLTMMGFVPWFGALVLLVAASGFGSGFFHPAGAAYVALNSPPERRGLWASLFSAGGTAGMALGPVFAGVGLEHLPWFSLIGAGIAALTFAVTPSGRASGRRVGLAEYARIFRGPLVALWAMAVLRSLASMGYNAMLPFILLGRGFGAREVGVTLAVYAVASALGGIVGGRASDRYGRVPVLRAAILTTIPFFALLILSSPANWWFYPLTFLVGAAVNASVPVGVVAAQEYAPGHVAVASSIMMGFSWGFAGLLIFLVGALADVTSPTTAALVSLTLLLPSAVIAYRLPEPGRGRFE; translated from the coding sequence ATGCGCGCCACCGCCGCCCCCGCCGCCGTCCGCCACGCCACCGCCGTCGCCGTGGCCGTCACGGCGGGGCATTTCATCAACGACGCCTACGGGGCGATGCTCACCCCCCTGACCCCCGCCCTCCAGGACCGCTTCGGGGTGTCCATCGCCGCCGTCACCCTGCTCTCCTCCGTCTACAGCCTCACGAGCAGCGTGCTTCAGCCCCTGCTCGGCATCGTCGGGGAGAGGTTCGACCGCCGCTACGCCGCCGCCCTCGGCCCGCTGATGACGGGGCTGGGCCTGACGATGATGGGCTTCGTGCCGTGGTTCGGGGCGCTCGTGCTGCTCGTCGCCGCCTCCGGGTTCGGCAGCGGCTTTTTCCACCCGGCAGGGGCCGCCTACGTGGCCCTGAACAGCCCACCCGAGAGGCGGGGGCTGTGGGCGAGTCTGTTCAGCGCCGGGGGCACGGCGGGCATGGCGCTCGGCCCGGTCTTCGCGGGGGTCGGCCTGGAGCATCTGCCGTGGTTTTCCCTGATCGGCGCGGGGATCGCGGCCCTCACCTTCGCGGTCACGCCGTCGGGGCGGGCGAGCGGGCGGCGGGTCGGCCTCGCCGAGTACGCGCGCATCTTCCGGGGGCCGCTCGTGGCCCTGTGGGCGATGGCCGTGCTGCGCTCGCTCGCCAGCATGGGGTACAACGCCATGCTCCCCTTCATCCTGCTGGGTCGGGGCTTCGGGGCGCGTGAGGTCGGGGTGACGCTCGCCGTCTACGCCGTCGCCAGCGCCCTCGGCGGCATCGTCGGCGGGAGGGCGAGTGACCGCTACGGGCGGGTTCCCGTGTTGCGGGCCGCCATCCTCACCACCATTCCCTTCTTCGCGCTGCTGATCTTGTCGAGTCCGGCGAACTGGTGGTTTTACCCGCTCACCTTTCTGGTGGGGGCGGCGGTGAATGCGAGCGTGCCGGTGGGCGTGGTCGCCGCGCAGGAATATGCGCCGGGGCACGTGGCCGTGGCGAGCAGCATCATGATGGGGTTTTCGTGGGGGTTCGCCGGGCTCCTCATCTTCCTGGTCGGGGCGCTGGCGGACGTGACGAGTCCGACGACGGCGGCGCTGGTGAGCCTGACATTGCTCTTGCCGAGTGCGGTGATCGCCTACCGGTTGCCGGAGCCTGGGCGGGGGCGGTTCGAGTAG
- a CDS encoding isoprenylcysteine carboxyl methyltransferase family protein has product MKARTLAPLLLVFLAVQRLFELRLARANERWAREHGAVEYGREHYPLFFVLHAGWMLATLLEGRRSGGRVNWPAFLLFVLAQPLRSWVIRTLGRSWNTRILIVPGGERVRRGPFRLLPHPNYAVVALELASAPLAVGAWRTALAFTLLNAALLLLIRIPAEERALRAYAQGRGERS; this is encoded by the coding sequence ATGAAGGCCCGCACCCTCGCCCCCCTCCTCCTCGTCTTCCTGGCCGTGCAGCGGCTCTTTGAGCTGCGCCTCGCCCGCGCGAACGAACGCTGGGCGCGCGAACACGGCGCCGTCGAGTACGGGCGGGAACATTACCCCCTCTTCTTCGTGCTCCATGCGGGCTGGATGCTCGCCACCCTGCTCGAAGGCCGCCGCTCGGGGGGGCGGGTGAACTGGCCCGCCTTCCTCCTCTTCGTGCTCGCGCAGCCGCTGCGGTCCTGGGTCATCCGCACCCTCGGGCGCTCCTGGAACACCCGCATCCTGATCGTGCCCGGCGGAGAACGGGTCCGGCGCGGCCCGTTCCGCTTGCTGCCGCACCCCAATTACGCCGTCGTCGCGCTGGAACTCGCCTCGGCTCCCCTGGCCGTCGGGGCGTGGCGCACGGCGCTGGCCTTCACGCTGCTCAACGCTGCCCTGCTGCTCCTGATCCGCATTCCCGCCGAGGAGCGGGCGCTGCGGGCGTATGCGCAAGGGCGCGGGGAGAGGAGCTGA
- the meaB gene encoding methylmalonyl Co-A mutase-associated GTPase MeaB, which yields MTAPLLDRFRAGDPRALARAITLAESGLDGAQPLLRAARERGRRAVVLGVTGSPGSGKSTLTDALIAHLRGQGKRVAVLAVDPSSPYSGGAILGDRIRMLRHHADEGVFVRSLASRGALGGLSPRTLPVLALMEGSGFDWVILETVGVGQSEVDVAAVCDHTLLVLTPAGGDGVQAFKAGIMEIADVLAVNKADLPGSDRTVRELRAAQGLGAHDAHTWFAPILKTVASQGEGVAEVAEAVLAHRAHLGEGGLAERRERRAEFEVRTLVQDRVLRRARELSRDLYARVARGELDADTAADELLSGG from the coding sequence ATGACGGCCCCTCTCCTCGACCGCTTTCGCGCCGGCGACCCCCGCGCCCTCGCCCGCGCGATCACCCTCGCCGAGAGCGGGCTGGACGGGGCCCAGCCCCTGCTCCGCGCCGCCCGGGAGAGGGGCAGGCGGGCCGTGGTGCTCGGCGTGACGGGCAGCCCCGGCAGCGGCAAGAGCACCCTCACGGACGCGCTGATCGCCCACCTGCGGGGCCAGGGCAAACGGGTGGCCGTCCTCGCGGTGGACCCCAGCAGCCCCTACTCGGGGGGGGCGATCCTGGGCGACCGCATCCGGATGCTGCGCCACCACGCCGACGAGGGGGTCTTCGTGCGCTCGCTCGCCAGCCGGGGGGCGCTCGGGGGCCTCTCGCCCCGCACGCTGCCCGTCCTCGCCTTGATGGAGGGGTCGGGTTTCGACTGGGTGATTCTGGAGACGGTCGGCGTGGGCCAGTCGGAGGTGGACGTGGCCGCCGTGTGCGACCACACGCTGCTCGTCCTGACGCCCGCCGGGGGGGACGGGGTGCAGGCCTTCAAGGCGGGGATCATGGAGATCGCCGACGTGCTGGCCGTGAACAAGGCCGACCTCCCCGGCTCCGACCGCACCGTTCGGGAACTGCGGGCCGCGCAGGGCCTCGGCGCGCACGACGCCCACACCTGGTTCGCGCCCATCCTCAAGACCGTCGCCTCGCAGGGGGAGGGCGTGGCCGAGGTCGCGGAGGCGGTCCTCGCCCACCGCGCGCACCTGGGGGAGGGTGGCCTTGCCGAACGCCGCGAACGCCGCGCCGAGTTCGAGGTGCGGACGCTGGTGCAAGACCGGGTGCTGAGGCGCGCGCGCGAGCTGAGCCGTGACCTCTACGCGCGGGTGGCGCGGGGCGAACTCGACGCCGACACCGCCGCCGACGAGCTGCTGTCGGGGGGGTAA
- a CDS encoding histidine phosphatase family protein, protein MTRRRAPFGFVPPERATATEFWVVRHGESTWNADGRYQGQTDVPLSHIGVLQAASLAERLTGQSFAAVYTSDLARASQTAEMVAERLAGPPTVQPEPGLREIDVGELSGLVVPDIEARHPGYLAALRADPWRTRRPGGESMEDLFARCGAAFETLRLRHPGGRVLVFTHGGVVRVAVGLALGGVPAHAWARLSVTNTSITRVLLGEGSGTLLGFNDDAHLEDLLEATEADDVLGQAP, encoded by the coding sequence TTGACGAGGCGCCGCGCCCCCTTCGGCTTCGTGCCGCCCGAGCGGGCGACCGCCACCGAGTTCTGGGTGGTCCGCCACGGCGAGAGCACCTGGAACGCCGACGGACGCTACCAGGGGCAGACGGACGTGCCCCTCAGCCACATCGGGGTGCTTCAGGCCGCCAGCCTCGCCGAGCGGCTGACCGGGCAGAGTTTCGCCGCCGTGTATACCAGCGACCTCGCCCGCGCCTCGCAGACCGCCGAGATGGTCGCCGAACGCCTGGCGGGCCCCCCCACCGTTCAACCCGAGCCCGGCCTGCGCGAGATCGACGTGGGCGAGCTGAGCGGCCTCGTCGTCCCGGACATCGAGGCGCGGCACCCCGGCTACCTCGCCGCCCTGCGCGCCGACCCCTGGCGCACCCGCCGCCCCGGGGGCGAGAGCATGGAAGACCTCTTCGCCCGCTGCGGCGCCGCCTTCGAGACCCTGCGGCTGCGGCACCCGGGGGGGCGGGTCCTCGTCTTCACCCACGGCGGGGTGGTGCGGGTCGCCGTCGGCCTCGCGCTGGGAGGCGTGCCCGCCCACGCCTGGGCGCGGCTGAGCGTCACGAACACCTCCATCACCCGCGTGCTGCTCGGCGAGGGCAGCGGCACCCTGCTCGGCTTCAACGACGACGCCCACCTCGAAGACCTGCTGGAGGCCACCGAGGCCGACGACGTGCTGGGGCAGGCGCCGTGA
- the purM gene encoding phosphoribosylformylglycinamidine cyclo-ligase: MTQGSRDEGAASAYERAGVSIDAGGRAVQLMREAVARTYGPAVLGGLGGFGGLFRPTFTGMAEPVLVASTDGVGTKTKVAARAGRYAGLGADIVNHCVNDILVQGARPLFFLDYVAMGKLLPEVAAEIVTGAAGACEALGVALLGGETAEMPGVYVEGELDVVGTVVGVVDRAALIDGSALQPGDAVIALPSTGLHTNGYSLARMALDGLDWQEPRVDLGGERLEDLLTAPHRAYLGAFEALRGADVTLHGMAHITGGGLVDNPPRVFPEGIGMQVHTASWTVPPLFELIVREASVPREEAFRALNMGVGFLFMVPAAEVTPALTALRAAGETPWVIGGMVEGGGVTFAGDTPGEAGCGVSP; encoded by the coding sequence ATGACTCAAGGCAGCAGGGACGAGGGGGCGGCCTCCGCCTACGAGCGGGCGGGCGTGAGCATCGACGCGGGGGGGCGGGCGGTCCAGCTTATGCGGGAGGCGGTGGCCCGCACCTACGGCCCCGCCGTGCTGGGCGGCCTGGGCGGCTTCGGCGGCCTCTTTCGCCCCACCTTCACCGGGATGGCCGAACCCGTGCTCGTCGCCTCGACCGACGGCGTGGGCACCAAGACGAAGGTCGCCGCCCGCGCCGGGCGTTACGCGGGTCTAGGCGCCGACATCGTGAACCACTGCGTCAACGACATCCTGGTGCAGGGGGCGCGGCCCCTTTTCTTCCTCGATTACGTGGCGATGGGCAAACTTCTCCCCGAGGTCGCCGCCGAGATCGTCACGGGCGCGGCGGGGGCGTGCGAGGCGCTGGGCGTCGCCCTGCTGGGGGGCGAGACCGCCGAGATGCCCGGCGTGTACGTGGAGGGGGAACTCGATGTGGTGGGCACGGTCGTCGGCGTGGTGGACCGCGCCGCCCTGATCGACGGCTCGGCCCTGCAACCCGGCGACGCCGTGATCGCCCTGCCCAGCACCGGGCTGCACACCAACGGCTACAGCCTCGCCCGGATGGCGCTCGACGGGCTGGACTGGCAAGAGCCCCGGGTGGACCTGGGCGGCGAGCGGCTGGAAGACCTCCTCACCGCGCCGCACCGCGCCTACCTGGGCGCCTTCGAGGCGCTGCGGGGGGCGGACGTGACCCTTCACGGCATGGCGCACATCACCGGGGGCGGGCTGGTGGACAACCCGCCGCGCGTCTTCCCCGAGGGAATCGGGATGCAGGTGCACACCGCCTCGTGGACGGTGCCGCCCCTCTTCGAGCTGATCGTGCGGGAGGCCAGCGTTCCGCGTGAAGAGGCTTTCCGGGCGCTGAACATGGGGGTGGGCTTCTTGTTCATGGTGCCTGCCGCCGAGGTGACTCCGGCCCTGACCGCCCTGCGCGCGGCGGGGGAGACGCCCTGGGTGATCGGCGGGATGGTGGAGGGCGGGGGCGTGACCTTCGCGGGCGACACCCCGGGCGAGGCCGGGTGCGGGGTCAGCCCTTGA
- a CDS encoding 1,4-dihydroxy-6-naphthoate synthase, with protein MTDLAPATLSLDLGYSFCPNDTFIFYALHAGKVASPLPVRERLEDVQTLNDWAVAGRLPVTKISYRAYFEVMDRYVALRSGGALGRGVGPLVVAREEVGDLNGRLVASPGALTTAELLLRLAYPEVRLTRMRYDEVMPAVARGKVDAGLIIHESRFTYPEHGLARLLDLGAWWEGETGLPLPLGAILVRRDLPGEVQRGLNRAVRESLEYARAHPGEPMEYIRRHALEMSDDVMRAHIDLYVNDFSLDVGEEGERAVRELHRRAVEVGAVRPSSLPLFVEG; from the coding sequence ATGACCGACCTCGCCCCCGCCACCCTGTCCCTCGACCTGGGCTACTCGTTTTGCCCCAACGACACCTTCATCTTCTACGCCCTGCACGCCGGGAAGGTCGCCTCGCCCCTCCCCGTGCGCGAGCGGCTGGAGGACGTGCAGACGCTCAACGACTGGGCGGTCGCGGGCCGCCTCCCCGTCACCAAGATCAGCTACCGCGCCTATTTCGAGGTGATGGACCGTTACGTCGCGCTGCGGTCGGGCGGGGCGCTGGGGAGGGGCGTGGGGCCGCTCGTCGTCGCGCGGGAGGAGGTCGGCGACCTGAACGGCAGGTTGGTGGCCTCTCCCGGAGCCCTCACGACCGCCGAACTCCTCTTGCGCCTCGCCTACCCGGAGGTCCGCCTCACCCGGATGCGCTACGACGAGGTGATGCCCGCCGTGGCGCGCGGGAAGGTGGACGCCGGGCTGATCATCCACGAGTCGCGCTTCACGTACCCGGAACACGGGCTCGCGAGGCTCCTCGACCTCGGCGCGTGGTGGGAGGGGGAGACGGGCCTGCCCCTGCCCCTCGGCGCGATCCTGGTGCGGCGCGACCTGCCGGGGGAGGTCCAGCGCGGGTTAAATCGGGCGGTGCGGGAGAGCCTGGAGTACGCCCGCGCCCACCCGGGGGAGCCGATGGAGTACATCCGCCGTCACGCCCTGGAGATGAGCGACGACGTGATGCGCGCGCACATCGACCTGTACGTCAACGACTTCTCCCTGGACGTGGGCGAGGAGGGCGAGCGCGCCGTGCGCGAACTGCACCGCCGGGCAGTGGAGGTGGGGGCGGTGAGGCCGTCGTCGCTGCCCCTCTTCGTGGAGGGGTGA
- a CDS encoding DUF6174 domain-containing protein, whose protein sequence is MLKALPPVLLALSLGACAPSQTQNAEPRTTEETTVPVGGPAQVGQCAPGYVRPDFAALEQGLAAARARWTAAGIRDYSHDFSQVSAPVRFPTVRVSVRGGMAQAVKLAPGETGEPGAQARATVEDRFANIAQALEGQRQQPCPAVEIEYDARDGHPTRFFSGTRQANVADGEGEWRITNFTRP, encoded by the coding sequence ATGCTCAAGGCCCTGCCACCCGTCCTCCTCGCCCTCAGCCTCGGCGCGTGCGCGCCGTCCCAGACACAGAATGCCGAACCCCGGACCACGGAGGAGACCACCGTGCCCGTCGGCGGCCCCGCCCAGGTGGGACAGTGCGCGCCCGGCTACGTCCGGCCCGACTTCGCGGCGCTGGAGCAGGGGCTCGCCGCCGCCCGGGCGAGGTGGACGGCGGCGGGCATCCGTGACTACAGCCACGACTTCTCGCAGGTGTCGGCGCCCGTGCGTTTTCCCACCGTGCGCGTGTCGGTGCGCGGCGGGATGGCGCAGGCGGTCAAACTCGCCCCCGGGGAAACGGGCGAGCCGGGCGCCCAGGCCCGCGCGACGGTGGAAGACCGTTTCGCCAACATTGCCCAGGCGCTCGAAGGCCAGCGGCAGCAGCCCTGCCCCGCCGTCGAGATCGAGTACGACGCGCGCGACGGCCACCCCACCCGCTTTTTCAGTGGCACCCGCCAGGCGAACGTGGCCGACGGCGAGGGCGAGTGGCGCATCACGAACTTCACCCGGCCCTGA
- the ribF gene encoding riboflavin biosynthesis protein RibF, whose protein sequence is MKTYVSPSQRPDTETVVAVGSFDGVHLGHQALIAQLKARAREHRVPSVVYTFDPPTRVLTQGVEFLSTLPEKLDLLARYGVDETVAVPFTAEFAARPKEAFLDDLRTLRPRAIVVGEDFHFGRGRAGGVADLREVTREVVALPMHQLGGDDIKSTRIRELLKAGDVEGVQRLLGRHYDAQGVVVQGDRLGRTIGWPTANIRVPEGKALPLGVFAVVAITELGPHHQRRHHGMANVGFRPTVNGQGRRFEVHLFDYEGDLYGEEVQVKFFTRLRGEQRFAGLDELKAQIARDAEGAREALRDVR, encoded by the coding sequence GTGAAGACCTACGTCTCGCCCTCCCAGCGCCCCGACACGGAGACGGTGGTCGCCGTCGGCTCCTTCGACGGGGTGCATCTGGGCCACCAGGCGCTGATCGCCCAGCTCAAGGCCAGGGCGCGCGAGCACCGGGTCCCCAGCGTCGTCTACACCTTCGACCCCCCCACCCGCGTGCTCACCCAGGGGGTCGAGTTCCTGTCCACCCTCCCCGAGAAACTCGACCTCCTCGCCCGCTACGGGGTGGACGAGACGGTCGCCGTGCCCTTCACCGCCGAGTTCGCGGCCCGGCCCAAGGAAGCCTTTCTCGACGACCTGCGGACCCTGCGCCCCCGCGCCATCGTGGTCGGCGAGGACTTCCACTTCGGGCGGGGGCGGGCGGGGGGCGTGGCGGACCTGCGGGAGGTGACGCGCGAGGTCGTGGCGCTGCCCATGCACCAGCTCGGCGGCGACGACATCAAGAGCACCCGCATCCGCGAACTGCTCAAGGCCGGGGACGTGGAGGGGGTCCAGCGTCTCCTGGGCCGTCACTACGACGCGCAGGGGGTGGTCGTGCAGGGGGATAGGCTCGGGCGCACCATCGGCTGGCCCACCGCCAACATCCGCGTTCCCGAGGGCAAGGCGCTTCCGCTGGGCGTCTTCGCGGTCGTGGCGATCACTGAACTCGGTCCGCACCATCAGCGGCGGCATCACGGCATGGCGAACGTGGGCTTCCGACCCACGGTGAACGGCCAGGGGCGCCGCTTCGAGGTCCACCTCTTCGACTACGAGGGCGACCTGTACGGGGAGGAGGTGCAGGTCAAGTTCTTCACCCGGCTGCGCGGCGAGCAGAGGTTCGCCGGCCTCGACGAGCTCAAAGCCCAGATCGCGCGGGATGCCGAAGGAGCGCGGGAGGCGCTGCGAGACGTGCGGTGA
- a CDS encoding NUDIX hydrolase, with the protein MTNAETGTRVIYDGHIVRLELLDGKWEVVRHADAVAILALNDAGEMLFVRQRRRAIDDSTLEAPAGLIDDGESPEEAARRELQEEVGLDGDMELLTRFYSSPGFCDEELYVLQARNLRESRLDPDEDEDLETVWMPPQQVLDGLRDGTIKGSASTVTAALFAVQLLGRGDG; encoded by the coding sequence ATGACGAATGCCGAGACGGGCACCCGAGTGATCTACGACGGCCACATCGTGCGGCTGGAGCTGCTGGACGGCAAGTGGGAGGTCGTGCGCCACGCCGACGCGGTGGCGATTCTGGCGCTGAACGACGCGGGCGAGATGCTGTTCGTCCGGCAGCGACGGCGGGCGATAGACGACTCGACCCTGGAGGCCCCCGCCGGACTCATCGACGACGGCGAGAGCCCCGAGGAGGCCGCCCGCCGCGAGCTTCAGGAGGAGGTGGGCCTCGACGGCGACATGGAACTGCTGACCCGCTTCTACTCCAGCCCCGGCTTCTGCGACGAGGAACTGTACGTCCTCCAGGCCCGCAACCTGCGCGAGAGCCGCCTCGACCCCGACGAGGACGAGGACTTGGAGACGGTGTGGATGCCCCCGCAGCAGGTGCTCGACGGCCTGCGCGACGGCACGATCAAGGGAAGCGCGAGCACGGTCACGGCGGCCCTCTTCGCGGTGCAACTCCTCGGGCGGGGCGACGGGTGA
- a CDS encoding type II toxin-antitoxin system RelE/ParE family toxin: MTTPTEPETPQPILEVRFFRTATGNEPVREWLKALSRDDRRRIGEDIKTAQFGWPLGMPLIRKLEKGLWEVRTTLEDGTARVIFTVKGNRMILLHGFVKKSQKTPKNDLETARRRLGQVEADGDE, from the coding sequence GTGACCACCCCGACTGAACCAGAGACACCACAGCCCATCCTTGAGGTTCGGTTCTTTCGCACGGCCACGGGCAACGAACCCGTCCGGGAGTGGCTGAAGGCGCTCAGTCGGGATGACCGCAGGAGGATCGGGGAGGACATCAAGACCGCGCAATTTGGCTGGCCTCTTGGGATGCCCCTGATCCGCAAGCTGGAAAAGGGTCTCTGGGAAGTCCGGACCACTCTGGAAGACGGGACGGCCCGCGTGATCTTCACCGTGAAGGGAAACCGGATGATCCTGCTCCACGGGTTCGTCAAGAAATCCCAGAAGACCCCGAAGAATGACCTTGAAACCGCTCGAAGGCGTCTAGGCCAAGTGGAGGCAGATGGCGATGAGTAA
- a CDS encoding helix-turn-helix domain-containing protein, translating to MSNESVSKHIGSSFDDFLAEDGILAEVEAVAVKRVIAFQLEQEMKRSGLTKTELASRMETSRSAVDRLLDPENHAVTLRTLERAAVVLGKRLRLELV from the coding sequence ATGAGTAACGAATCCGTGAGCAAGCACATCGGGAGTAGCTTCGACGACTTCCTGGCAGAAGACGGAATACTGGCGGAGGTCGAGGCGGTGGCCGTCAAGCGGGTGATCGCGTTCCAACTCGAACAGGAGATGAAACGCAGCGGCCTGACGAAAACCGAACTGGCCTCCCGGATGGAGACCAGCCGCTCGGCAGTAGACCGCCTGCTCGACCCAGAGAACCATGCCGTCACCCTGCGGACCCTGGAACGCGCGGCAGTCGTCCTGGGCAAGCGGCTAAGGCTCGAACTGGTCTGA